The bacterium genome contains a region encoding:
- a CDS encoding NAD(+) kinase codes for MSSVIRSVGVVVKNGSREAVTSAHELADWLQRRDIRVAIEEEVAVARDPTFAGDFYDPGSNYDLVVVLGGDGTLLSAGRAVCPGVPILGVNLGRLGFLTEIARAELYPSLVEILAGRFEVEERSLLEIKVIRADGGSAFYRVFNDAVIAKSALSRIIELTLKADGGLVTTYRSDGLIISTPTGSTAYNLSAGGPIVNPLLPVVLLTPICPHTFSLRPIVVPDESLIEVKLETRDAEVHLTLDGQEGTTLAYLDTVQLMRADKGVSLVRLSGRTFYDNLRGKLRWGG; via the coding sequence CACGAACTGGCGGACTGGCTGCAACGCCGGGACATTCGGGTGGCGATCGAAGAGGAAGTAGCGGTTGCACGTGACCCGACCTTTGCAGGGGACTTCTACGACCCCGGGAGCAACTACGATCTCGTAGTCGTCTTGGGCGGCGACGGCACGCTGCTCTCTGCCGGCAGAGCCGTGTGCCCCGGCGTGCCGATACTTGGCGTGAATCTCGGGCGATTGGGCTTTCTGACCGAGATCGCGAGAGCCGAGCTCTATCCGAGTCTGGTGGAGATCCTGGCGGGGCGTTTCGAAGTCGAGGAGAGATCGCTTCTGGAGATCAAGGTTATTCGAGCCGACGGGGGCTCGGCTTTCTACCGGGTCTTCAACGATGCGGTCATCGCGAAAAGCGCGCTGTCGAGGATCATAGAACTGACCCTGAAGGCGGACGGTGGCCTGGTGACGACCTATCGCTCGGACGGGCTGATCATCTCGACCCCGACCGGATCGACGGCCTACAACCTTTCCGCCGGGGGACCAATCGTCAATCCCCTGCTGCCGGTTGTGCTGTTGACGCCGATTTGCCCGCACACGTTCTCGCTACGGCCGATCGTGGTGCCGGACGAAAGCTTGATCGAGGTCAAACTGGAAACACGGGACGCCGAGGTCCATCTAACTCTCGACGGCCAGGAGGGGACGACGCTTGCGTACCTCGACACGGTCCAACTGATGCGAGCCGACAAGGGCGTCAGCCTGGTTCGGCTGAGCGGGCGCACTTTCTACGACAATCTGCGAGGGAAACTCCGCTGGGGCGGCTGA